Proteins encoded together in one Prunus dulcis chromosome 3, ALMONDv2, whole genome shotgun sequence window:
- the LOC117622588 gene encoding protein trichome birefringence-like 43, with protein MDAFAVGATLVLLVLSVLHQEVHGGLVGSDIDGCDVSQGNWVFDDSYPLYAAPSCLFLEKVFDCVKNGRPDRDYLKYRWQPSACSLPRFNGSRLLTELRGKSVMFIGDSLSLNQWQSLTCMLYTSVPEAKYTSVRTGGLSTFTFPEYNVKLLFSRNALIVNIVRTPDGRILKLDSISTQDDKLWLGVDVLIFNTWHWWVHTGRKQPWNFIQVGNETYKDMDRLVAYEKALHTWATWVDSNVDSNKTKVFFQGVSPDHSNGREWGDPQANNCSAQSEPLPGPNYPGEAHPAEKVVEKVLRTMSKPVHLLNVTTLSQLRKDGHPSVYGLGGHRGLDCTHWCLAGVPDTWNVLLYAALTQN; from the exons ATGGATGCTTTTGCAGTTGGTGCTACGCTAGTACTGCTTGTACTTTCCGTTCTGCATCAAGAAGTGCATGGAGGACTTGTAGGGAGTGATATCGACGGCTGTGATGTTTCTCAAGGCAACTGGGTTTTTGATGATTCATATCCTCTTTATGCCGCGCCTAGCTGCCTCTTCCTTGAGAAAGTGTTTGACTGCGTAAAGAATGGTCGCCCTGATAGAGACTACCTCAAATATAGATGGCAGCCCTCTGCCTGCAGCTTACCAAG ATTCAATGGTAGTCGTTTGTTGACAGAACTTAGAGGGAAAAGCGTCATGTTTATTGGGGACTCGTTGAGTTTGAACCAATGGCAGTCACTTACCTGCATGCTTTATACATCTGTTCCAGAGGCCAAATACACATCGGTCAGGACTGGAGGACTCTCCACATTCACATTCCCG GAATACAATGTTAAACTGTTGTTCTCCCGCAATGCCTTAATTGTGAACATTGTACGCACACCTGATGGCCGAATCCTAAAACTTGACTCAATCTCAACTCAAGATGACAAACTGTGGTTGGGAGTCGACGTATTGATCTTCAACACGTGGCATTGGTGGGTTCACACCGGCAGAAAGCAACC ATGGAACTTTATTCAAGTGGGGAATGAAACTTATAAGGACATGGATCGCTTGGTTGCATATGAGAAGGCACTGCACACTTGGGCAACATGGGTAGACTCCAATGTGGACTCTAACAAAACCAAGGTCTTCTTCCAGGGTGTTTCTCCAGATCATAGCAA TGGAAGAGAGTGGGGTGATCCTCAAGCAAATAACTGCAGTGCACAATCAGAACCACTACCAGGTCCAAACTATCCAGGAGAAGCACATCCAGCAGAGAAAGTAGTAGAGAAAGTGTTACGTACCATGTCAAAGCCAGTCCATTTGCTGAATGTTACAACTCTTTCACAACTTAGAAAAGATGGGCACCCGTCTGTCTACGGCCTTGGTGGGCACAGGGGCTTGGACTGCACCCATTGGTGTTTAGCCGGAGTACCTGATACTTGGAATGTGCTTCTTTATGCAGCTCTTACTCAAAATTAG